In the Helianthus annuus cultivar XRQ/B chromosome 11, HanXRQr2.0-SUNRISE, whole genome shotgun sequence genome, one interval contains:
- the LOC118483772 gene encoding proline-rich receptor-like protein kinase PERK10, translating into MPPRFFRRRGRGKGPITAPNDNEAGPSNARAPSTTESDDPQQNRRNLFEPARRSVSQSSTPPNLYGPQPDYQPNNPQPSYIPLQRSLSHNSFGDPTPVFRGRHEWYYTPPHHSSPQQQQQQQQDPSEDPRFVVVTPPPLPPPVQPAPPQPPRRRRTGARMSVRTGDFHFSSPRQSSGSHYPPHQEDPQMGGPSHPVAPQPPPMGFDNSIPAHTGSTAYNPFEQPVHTNYNYAEADPYVVAANYNTQGPYGDPWGVGYPTHGYQIPARPIIRTQSQPPRFSPPEREEILQRLDYVEREFHRERRERQTFFQGLTSLIQGKSKKDH; encoded by the exons ATGCCGCCAAGATTCTTCAGGAgaagaggaagaggcaaggggCCAATCACCGCCCCCAATGATAATGAAGCTGGACCTTCGAATGCGCGAGCTCCATCTACCACGGAGAGTGACGATCCCCAGCAGAAccggaggaacctctttgagccggCTAGACGGTCGGTCTCACAAAGTTCAACACCTCCTAACCTTTATGGGCCACAACCGGATTATCAGCCCAACAACCCTCAACCTTCATACATACCATTACAGCGATCCCTATCGCATAACTCTTTTGGTGACCCTACACCAGTTTTTAGGGGCCG GCACGAATGGTACTATACACCTCCTCACCACTCAtcgcctcagcagcagcaacagcagcaacaagaTCCCTCTGAGGATCCAAGGTTTGTGGTAGTCACGCCACCACCTCtgccgccaccagttcaaccggCACCCCCGCAACCGCCAAGACGTAGGAGAACCGGAGCACGTATGTCTGTGCGAACAGGAGACTTTCATTTTAGTTCTCCACGCCAATCAagtggcagccactacccgccacatCAAGAAGATCCACAAATGGGTGGGCCTTCACACCCAGTTGCACCACAACCACCGCCTATGGGTTTTGATAACTCGATTCCGGCACACACGGGTTCCACGGCGTATAACCCATTTGAGCAGCCAGTGCACACCAACTACAACTACGCCGAAgccgatccatacgtggtagcggctaactATAACACCCAAGGACCCTATGGAGATCCATGGGGAGTAGGGTACCCAACTCATGGGTACCAGATACCTGCAAGACCTATTATACGGACGCAATCGCAACCACCAAGGTTTTCTCCGCCTGAGCGTGAAGAAATTCTGCAAAGGTTGGACTATGTAGAGCGAGAATTTCACAGGGAGCGAAGGGAGCGACAAACGTTCTTCCAAGGATTGACAAGCTTGATCCAAGGAAAGAGCAAGAAGGACCACTGA